CTGTCAGGTCACACTTACTTCCTGTTACCGCGTCTCTCAGTAGCACAGGATGGTACAGACTTAGTGCCGATGACTGGCGAGTTGTGAATGCTCCTCTTTAAgcgtgagctgctgctgtggttgacTGGCCGCCTGCCGCCCTCGTCCGGGAAGCTTTCCATGTGCTTTGGCTGAGATAAAAGCTACAGATTCAAAACTCACCAACTGCTTTTGTTACTGAACTAAATGAAGTGAGGTAAAACAGAGACATTACCCTTTAAATGATGCTTGTTTGTCTGCCAGAGAGGCTGACAGAAACAGCTAACCACATATCTTCAATACTCGTATACAGCATCTGCCACTGGCAAGGATGCTTTCACTAAGGaagctccgtgtgtgtgtttatttgagtGAATTAAACTACAGCCACAAGATGTTTTTGAGATGAAGAGACCAAATCTTACAGTGGCAAATAATTATTCATCCATCTTCACGTCTTCTACAACATTTAAGCATACGTAATGTTGATGAAACACCTGCTCAGATGTAAGCTGATGTCGTTAAAGTTCAGCGCAGGGTCAGAGGAATGTACAGGTGTCCATATCCAGTGACGTCCGTGTGGAGGCACGCTTACAATGTAGTTTTACAAGTCAGGCGGACATGTGATGACAGTGGGACCTCATTGCACCCGAAGGGATGGTGCAACAGTACAGTGAGGACCTTTTCTGTGATTTCCCATTCACCTTCTCCTGTGACCTTTGAGAAGATCATGATAAAAATCCACTTTAGCACaagatgaaaaaacatttttggtaATAATTGATATTGCTATAGGAAAGTTAATGGGAGATTGACTCACAGCATTCCTGTTTATTATGTTTGGTCTgattaaacatttaaatctGACAAATGCACTAATGAAACAAGTTTTAGTTTAGTAGACGCAGTAGTGCATCGGAGCATCAAGCTACGTGTGCTCATTATAGTCGAAGTCAATGTcttactgtattttttaaagTATCACTGTATATCACTGTTTgcaaaatgacataaaatatcaaacatttatTTCCGACAGTGTGACTGTAATGAATCACATCAGACAAAACTCTCCTAACATGAAAGACAATAGCTCATGTTGTTACCTGTAATCACTGATTTGGACAACAAGCCCGACAGTACGTACATTCAGCACTGACCACGCTCGGTGTGATTGTGCTGAAGTAACAGTGGAAATAAAGCCTTCCCGTGGTGCTGATAGCTGCTGGTCAGCGCTGATGATGGCCGCAGTCACCCTCCCCATTAACCACCACCCCATCTGCACCTTTTCAAATGCAGCTGACTCCCTCGGAGCGCATGTCCCGAGCCCATCGACGACCCATTCATCTAACCTGGACGGCTTTTGCCTCCTTAATCTCCTCCTTTCGTATTCGCTTACAATGCTCAGGCCTGCATTTTAAGGCTTCTTCTATTTTAATCTGtcgccccctcctccctcctttgaTGTGGAACTCTGGGAGATGATATACATGTCAATGGGGCTGAGGACAAAGGCCCTTTCACTCAGGCTGGCCTAATTCCTTCACCCTACTTTTCCACTGGCATGCAGGTGGAAGGGACGTAGAAAGAAGGACTCGTGTTTTGGCCTTCACCCCTCGGGCCGCTTCTGTAGATGGCTGGTTGGGATTGTGTCCCGGGACGGTCAGTAAGCCACAGTTGGACAGCTGTACAATGAAGTAGACCAGTGTTGGCCTGGTGCTTCTATACTCTGAGGATTGTTCAGGTTGGTGCTGAACAAATGTGCTTCCTGTTGGCTCAAGTGGGCAGTTTCTCAGCCTTGTGAGGCAGAATGTTCACTTTGGTCCACAGCTCCAATGCAAATGACGCACCAGTGAATTAGGAGGTTTCTGCTGCGCTGGGGGTGTATAGGCCCAGGGACAGAAGTGCTGACTGTGGAAACTGTTATAAGAGGGATTGAGCAGGCTGATTGTACCAAGGGACAAAGGAAGATGatgtaaacattttcacatgGTTCCCTGGTGGCTTTTCGCctcgctgctgctctctgctggaggaaTGCACGAACGTCAGCCTCAGACTGCTgcttcaaacacatgcacacacttggTTAATAGATGCATCAGTTTATCAATACCGTGGACATTTAACAAAACCTCTGCAGTTCTTCAAGACACACAAATATCCTCCTAAAAATCCCAAATGTTTCTCATTTTTGAGGAGTCAATTCTAATtccactttttccttttttttctccccaagTTCCTCCGAACATGTGCCGACGTCTTCAGACTTCTTCCCTTCCTGGTGTTCATCATCGTCCCCTTCATGGAGTTCCTGCTTCCTGTGGCTCTGAAGCTCTTCCCCAACATGCTGCCGTCCACCTTCGAGACACAGTCGAAGAAGGTGATCAGAGCTGCCTGATGAAGACAAGATGAATAACGGGGACTTTTACGCCTCATTGACTTTGTGACCTGTTGTTTTTAGGAGGAGAGGTTGAAAACGGAGCTGAGGGTCAAACTGGAGATGGCCAAGTTCTTGCAGGACACCATCGAGGAGATCGCTCTGCGGAACAAGGCCGCTCAGGGCAATGTGACAGAGGAGTTCTCCACCTTCTTCCAGAAGGTTGGTGTCAGCGTTCTCTGAGCCAGGCGTCATGAAATGAGGGAAACCAGACCCAGtactgccctctggtggtggAAACAGTGATGTGTCTCTACCTGCTGTATTGTGCTTTTGGTGAAAGTGAAAATAGTTGAAAGATTAGGTAACACATATAAAACAAGGGCTTTCACTTAAATatattattgtatttatttctgcatGCAAATCATCTACAATGATTTACAAGTCATAACTTTGTCATCTTGGCAGATCCGGGACTCCGGGGAACGTCCCAGTAATGAGCAGATCTTGAAATTCTCCAAACTGTTTGAGGATGAGCTGACTCTGGACAACCTGACCCGACCTCAGCTGGTGGCCCTCTGCCGTCTCCTGGAGCTGCAGTCCATCGGGACCAACAACTTCCTCCGTTTCCAGCTCATCATGAAGCTGAGGGCCATCCGTGCAGACGACAAGGTGTGAACCTCGACCAGTTGATGTCCATAATCGTTATCAAAAGTGAACGCACAGCTCCGCTGTCAGCACTCTTGTAGTTAAATGCTCCTTGTAATTTAACTGTTAGCTGATCGTCAGTGTGAACTCTGTTCATCCAGCTGATAGCAGAGGAAGGGGTGGAGAGTCTGAACGTGAACGAGGTGCAGGCAGCCTGTCGCGTCAGAGGGATGAGGTCTCTCGGAGTCACAGAAGAACGACTGAGAGAGCAACTCGGCCAGGTACAACAGCCACCAGCGACACAGATGGAGGACAGGCATCCATTTTTCCCTAATTACAGAACTTAAATGTTGGAGTCTGACTGCctattgtcattttttatttttctattctctgaTTCATCTTCTATTCACACAGGTTATGTAGACTCAAACCATAAAGTTATGGACGTTTGAGGACATTTAAACGGTCTTACTGTTGTCCATGTTACATCACATATTTGTCATCACCTCTGTCGTCTTATATTGGGCTCTTGTAGTGGCTGGAGCTGCATCTGAACCAGCAGATCCCCAcgtccctgctgctgctgtctcgaGCCATGTACCTCCCCGACACCCTCTCCCCCGCAGACCAGCTGAAGACAACCCTGCAGACGCTGCCCGAGATGGTGGTACGTTAAGAGGCCGGAGCTGGGACGTGTGACTTCACTGTAGTCCCGTTTGCTGTAGTGAGATGAGTAAATATTGCGGTACTCTGCTTTGtcccaccctcctctctccagaCAAAGGAGGCCCAGCTGATGGTGGCGGAGATGGAGCTCTCCAAAGTGGACAATAAGACCAAGCTGGAGACcatgctgcaggaggaggaggccataCGCCAGGACAACAAGgacagggagatggagaggttGGCGGATGCTGCAGAGAAGGCTGCAAGGGTAACAACTCTGACCACTCgtttgtattttttaagaaaacatTTGACTTGTTTAATACCTGTTTTCACTGATATCCGGCCCGGCACACCTGCTGGGCTcatgtggtgtttgtttgtgaaagtTAATGCTTGAGGAGCAGGTCTGTTATCTGACAGATTATGAGGCGGGTTCTTCCACTTCGTGACCTAATCTAGCCCCGTTGTTCTTTGTTGGCTTTGCCCCGTCACACCATcaacactgtcctctgcaggaggaggagctggagctcaAAGCAGAGCCAGCTAAAGCTGACGTGGCCGCTCATTCGGAGACGCTGAGGGACACGGCACCTGTCATAGAGGGGATCAAGGTAatgtctctgaacacacacagcgtgACATCAGGACGGTTTACGACGGACACAAAGTTTACAACACAGAGGATTTTACCGTCGAACATTCATGTGTGATATCACTTATGTATTTACTGATTGTTACCCAGACTGTCATTTACCTGTCGTTCACTTGTCGCCGCCTTTTCATTGGATCACTTCTGCATCTTCTGCACCACACAGTTTGGACAGTGGCAGACATTCCTGCGCTTCCAGGTTAGGTTTAATGACGCCTCCTCCCAAACGACCCTCATGTCCGTACCAGTTTGCCCTGTCTGCACAGTCTCTGGTCTTTCCCTGAGCAGACCCAGATGTGGGTTAAACAGTACTTGCACGTAGTTCTGGCATTCGTTTTAACTGTTTCAGGCCGTTTGATCTCAGGTCCAGTTGGAATGAGAGCATAATCCAAATGACAGGAAATAACCCCTGAATGCAAAGTTCAGTGGGTGTGATGAGGTGAATGGTATCAGCCTGCAGGAGGAAATGAAGTGAGGAATGTAAAGCAGACAAGTTAAATTAAAGCAGAGAGTGGAGACAAATCGCAGACAAGTTACACGGATTGGGATGAGATTATATAGATTTCTGGACTGGAATTGGGAGATGAATAGGCCTTTAAGCCTAAGACGTGAGCATCTATCTTttagaataaaacaaattgCAGTGTGGGCAAACCATGGCAGCCATGGTCTCCCTCATTATAGGCAATCCCACTTATCTCGTGCTCTTAAAGAAATGCTAAACATGACGTGCAGATTCTGTTTGGCCCACATCTCCGTGgacttctccttctcctttccttgCCGGCCCTTCCAGGCAGAGTCACTGAGCAGCCTTTGTAGATCCACAGAGTTCTCTTCTTCATGTGGGAATGTATTTTTGGTTTACGGGGAGTCTCCCAGTGTCCTCCAGAGcttccctcctccacccgtTTTGTGTGCTTGGGTCGGTCTCTTATGTGGGTTTATATTAAATGCACATGTGGTGCTTGTTAAGTGAATGCACTTTTTGGCCTACGTCTCTCAGTAACTGAAGGGTTTGGTGACATACATCCACTTTGGAGGGAGAATGTGACCTGAGGCTGCTGCGTTTATCACTCAGCATCTGAAAAGCAGCGTTTAAAGCAGTCGGCATCAAACGACACGCTGCAGATGAGATAGTGAGAAACGTTTTAATCCACGTCGACGTTTAGGAGCAGATTTCTTCAGTCGTATGTTTGTGTTCCAGGGCGAGGAGATCACCAAAGAGGAGATCGACCTGCTGAGTGACGCGTGCTCGAAGCTGAAGGAGCAGAAGAGGCTGCTGACTCTGGAGAAGGAGGAGCTCGAGGAACTGAAGGACGACGTCCAGGAGTACAACGAGGTGCCCGTCTTAGATCGCAATCATAATGAGAGACAATAATAGAGTGTTTTTCCTGAGCCAGATGATGGCTTTGTGTGTAAgataatgcatgtgtgtgcgtgcttcgGCTGTTAATTCACGTGTGTTTTTCAGGACCTGGAGGAGATAAAGAAGGAGCTCTCTAAGACCGGCCAAGAAAAGGCTCTGGAGGAATCAAAGGCGAGCCAGCGTCTGTCCAAGAGGGTGAACCGTATGATCGGCCGCATCGACAAGATCAtcctggagctggagaaggacaAGGTCATCCTGGACGGACAGATAGACGGCGGCTCCAGCCCACCTGTCGGGTAAGAGGCCGACATGTTGCTGTGACCACTGTTGTCTGCTGTGGATGAGAATAGTAAATGAAGTTGCTACTGTGCATCCATTTTGTAATAAATGTTCAAAGTGTAGGGttgaaatgttcagtgtttttaatgtcgTCAACATCtaaattttaaaaatacaatctgCAAAATAACTATGATGTGTAACAAAGCATCACTATATTATAAAGAAGAGTGagtaaaaaacactttaaagttGCTGCGCTGCTGTTTTTGTGATAGATCGACGTAGCGCCATGTTGAGCTGCTCCTTTAAGATCAAAGCTCGGCTGTCTCTCATGGCTTCGCACCGTCTCAAAACGTCGCCTCTGTGTCATTTAAGCGACTCTCATGTCATATAACAGCGTGTCGATCGcttatttcagtttgttttaagCACTGATCAGTTTTTATGCTAGATTTGTTTTGtgactgtcatcatcatcatcatcatcatcatcgccgTCTTCATCATCATTGCTTTCATTGCAAAACTGATAGAAAACAAGGAACAAAAGgtttcccagaaaaaaaaacaaccctggTTCCAAAAAGGCTGAGACTCTGtataaaacatgcacagaatgactgactgatgattggatgaaggagatgactTCATGGACTTTCAGGCAGTGTCCCAGCTCTTTGGAGTCAGGGTTCGACTTTACAGTTGTCAAATCAAATCCTAATTTATTCCAAATTTTGCAGATTATTCTTTACTAAACATAGCGATGCCACGAGGTAAGCTGAACTGTGGTAAACCGCCCGCTGCTTGCTTGCTGAACGCTAACATCGCATCGTGGTCGCTCACACTGTGCAGTGAAGGATGGCCGGCTTCCATTGCTGCTCCCTCCACCAGCGTGCTGCCCACCGGCTGCTGTGGACTCATTCTCATGAACACTTTATGTTCCTGAATGAATGCAATCAGAGTGGAAATGAAGGTCTAACTCAGACTGCTCGATCTTCTTGGTCAGGGACGTGTGATCTTAACGAACATTAGGTTGTGTTCAAATGTCTAAATTGAttctttttgctgctttttctgagGTGCCaatgtttaaagctgcagcttcaAAACAAATCACTTTAAACCACCTGTTAATTCTAAGAAGCACTTTCAGCATAAATTAACTGAGTTTTACTAAAATGTAACCTTCCCTGAGTAAAAGTGGACGTGAAGAATCAGGTTGATTGGTGTGATCTGGGAACCTTGAATGCAGCATGTTGGCTTCAGACTTCACCACATTTCCATGACATCTCGTTACATACCGTTTCCTGTATGCAGTCTGTTCTACACCTTCAGGGAGAACCTCATCAGCATCGACGAGCTCATCGGCGTCATGCGGCAGATCCAGAACATTCCGGAGGACAAGCTGCAGAGGATCGCCGAGGCTCTCGACGACAACAAGGACGGCAAGATCGACATCGACGACGTCATCAAGGTGCGCTGAGAGGACGTTTTTTTAAATCACCACATGAAATTAAACTCTTTCTGAGCTTTGATTTA
This window of the Chaetodon auriga isolate fChaAug3 chromosome 14, fChaAug3.hap1, whole genome shotgun sequence genome carries:
- the letm1 gene encoding mitochondrial proton/calcium exchanger protein isoform X1, whose product is MALILFTRSRAPLMKTSRSLKNEFRKGKLQDGACFSCTALRLSSQKLDGLQLGSLSQVSSSGPFLPLSDGYTGPCQSLDSQRPYCAFVLGASSSLYPAITAGAQWTIARPQDVRGVRWIHTSRRRWDDSKVEKSLRSLKDKKKKLEEGGPVYSPTLDAEPVRRTIRQRVVDEIKHYYHGFRLLWIDTTIAGRMLWRVLNGHALSRRERRQFLRTCADVFRLLPFLVFIIVPFMEFLLPVALKLFPNMLPSTFETQSKKEERLKTELRVKLEMAKFLQDTIEEIALRNKAAQGNVTEEFSTFFQKIRDSGERPSNEQILKFSKLFEDELTLDNLTRPQLVALCRLLELQSIGTNNFLRFQLIMKLRAIRADDKLIAEEGVESLNVNEVQAACRVRGMRSLGVTEERLREQLGQWLELHLNQQIPTSLLLLSRAMYLPDTLSPADQLKTTLQTLPEMVTKEAQLMVAEMELSKVDNKTKLETMLQEEEAIRQDNKDREMERLADAAEKAAREEELELKAEPAKADVAAHSETLRDTAPVIEGIKFGQWQTFLRFQGEEITKEEIDLLSDACSKLKEQKRLLTLEKEELEELKDDVQEYNEDLEEIKKELSKTGQEKALEESKASQRLSKRVNRMIGRIDKIILELEKDKVILDGQIDGGSSPPVGLFYTFRENLISIDELIGVMRQIQNIPEDKLQRIAEALDDNKDGKIDIDDVIKVVELIDKEDVDISTSQVADIMVMLQKEEKLMEKEKAKDKAEKEKAATLNS
- the letm1 gene encoding mitochondrial proton/calcium exchanger protein isoform X3 → MALILFTRSRAPLMKTSRSLKNEFRKGKLQDGACFSCTALRLSSQKLDGLQLGSLSQVSSSGPFLPLSDGYTGPCQSLDSQRPYCAFVLGASSSLYPAITAGAQWTIARPQDVRGVRWIHTSRRRWDDSKVEKSLRSLKDKKKKLEEGGPVYSPTLDAEPVRRTIRQRVVDEIKHYYHGFRLLWIDTTIAGRMLWRVLNGHALSRRERRQFLRTCADVFRLLPFLVFIIVPFMEFLLPVALKLFPNMLPSTFETQSKKEERLKTELRVKLEMAKFLQDTIEEIALRNKAAQGNVTEEFSTFFQKIRDSGERPSNEQILKFSKLFEDELTLDNLTRPQLVALCRLLELQSIGTNNFLRFQLIMKLRAIRADDKLIAEEGVESLNVNEVQAACRVRGMRSLGVTEERLREQLGQWLELHLNQQIPTSLLLLSRAMYLPDTLSPADQLKTTLQTLPEMVTKEAQLMVAEMELSKVDNKTKLETMLQEEEAIRQDNKDREMERLADAAEKAAREEELELKAEPAKADVAAHSETLRDTAPVIEGIKGEEITKEEIDLLSDACSKLKEQKRLLTLEKEELEELKDDVQEYNEDLEEIKKELSKTGQEKALEESKASQRLSKRVNRMIGRIDKIILELEKDKVILDGQIDGGSSPPVGLFYTFRENLISIDELIGVMRQIQNIPEDKLQRIAEALDDNKDGKIDIDDVIKVVELIDKEDVDISTSQVADIMVMLQKEEKLMEKEKAKDKAEKEKAATLNS
- the letm1 gene encoding mitochondrial proton/calcium exchanger protein isoform X2; translated protein: MALILFTRSRAPLMKTSRSLKNEFRKGKLQDGACFSCTALRLSSQKLDGLQLGSLSQVSSSGPFLPLSDGYTGPCQSLDSQRPYCAFVLGASSSLYPAITAGAQWTIARPQDVRGVRWIHTSRRRWDDSKVEKSLRSLKDKKKKLEEGGPVYSPTLDAEPVRRTIRQRVVDEIKHYYHGFRLLWIDTTIAGRMLWRVLNGHALSRRERRQFLRTCADVFRLLPFLVFIIVPFMEFLLPVALKLFPNMLPSTFETQSKKEERLKTELRVKLEMAKFLQDTIEEIALRNKAAQGNVTEEFSTFFQKIRDSGERPSNEQILKFSKLFEDELTLDNLTRPQLVALCRLLELQSIGTNNFLRFQLIMKLRAIRADDKLIAEEGVESLNVNEVQAACRVRGMRSLGVTEERLREQLGQWLELHLNQQIPTSLLLLSRAMYLPDTLSPADQLKTTLQTLPEMVTKEAQLMVAEMELSKVDNKTKLETMLQEEEAIRQDNKDREMERLADAAEKAAREEELELKAEPAKADVAAHSETLRDTAPVIEGIKFGQWQTFLRFQGEEITKEEIDLLSDACSKLKEQKRLLTLEKEELEELKDDVQEYNEDLEEIKKELSKTGQEKALEESKASQRLSKRVNRMIGRIDKIILELEKDKVILDGQIDGGSSPPVGENLISIDELIGVMRQIQNIPEDKLQRIAEALDDNKDGKIDIDDVIKVVELIDKEDVDISTSQVADIMVMLQKEEKLMEKEKAKDKAEKEKAATLNS
- the letm1 gene encoding mitochondrial proton/calcium exchanger protein isoform X4, translated to MALILFTRSRAPLMKTSRSLKNEFRKGKLQDGACFSCTALRLSSQKLDGLQLGSLSQVSSSGPFLPLSDGYTGPCQSLDSQRPYCAFVLGASSSLYPAITAGAQWTIARPQDVRGVRWIHTSRRRWDDSKVEKSLRSLKDKKKKLEEGGPVYSPTLDAEPVRRTIRQRVVDEIKHYYHGFRLLWIDTTIAGRMLWRVLNGHALSRRERRQFLRTCADVFRLLPFLVFIIVPFMEFLLPVALKLFPNMLPSTFETQSKKEERLKTELRVKLEMAKFLQDTIEEIALRNKAAQGNVTEEFSTFFQKIRDSGERPSNEQILKFSKLFEDELTLDNLTRPQLVALCRLLELQSIGTNNFLRFQLIMKLRAIRADDKLIAEEGVESLNVNEVQAACRVRGMRSLGVTEERLREQLGQWLELHLNQQIPTSLLLLSRAMYLPDTLSPADQLKTTLQTLPEMVTKEAQLMVAEMELSKVDNKTKLETMLQEEEAIRQDNKDREMERLADAAEKAAREEELELKAEPAKADVAAHSETLRDTAPVIEGIKGEEITKEEIDLLSDACSKLKEQKRLLTLEKEELEELKDDVQEYNEDLEEIKKELSKTGQEKALEESKASQRLSKRVNRMIGRIDKIILELEKDKVILDGQIDGGSSPPVGENLISIDELIGVMRQIQNIPEDKLQRIAEALDDNKDGKIDIDDVIKVVELIDKEDVDISTSQVADIMVMLQKEEKLMEKEKAKDKAEKEKAATLNS